The genome window AATTTCTGGAAAAATTAAGTATCTCGACCAAGAGATACTAGTAATTAAAACACCTTATGCCAATATTCAGTTGGATTGGACTAAGGTGAAATCCATTAAGACTAAAAAGCCAATGACTATTGTTACTCGCTCTGGTGATGTGGTGCATGGCAAGCTAGCTAGTGATGGGGCACTGTATCATGTCAAGCAAGCAGATGGTGAAGTGGTTGAATTTGCTGCTTTAAATGGAATCAGCCAGCTTTACCCCAAAGAGGATAAAGAAAAACCTTGGCGGTTTTCTGGGAAAACCTACGCGTTTCTTGAGTTAAAAGATGGAAATACAGAGTCTGAAGAGCTGAATTTTGATGCTGATTTAAGCTTTGTTCATGGAGTACATCGTCATGACGTCGGGCTAGAAACTGATCGTACGACTAAAAAGGAGCATGTGGTAGAAGATAAGTTGCAAGCTGATTACAGCTATGACTACTTTTACAACCAGCACTGGTACTTTACTACCAACCTAGGCTATGAAGAAGACGGTATCAAAGAGCTGAATGAACGACTCTCTGCTGGTATTGGTTTGGGTTATGAATTCTTCAATACACCACTACACAAGCTTTCTGTTGAAGGTGGTATTAACCATATTCGAGAAAAATACCGGGATGAAGGGGTGAAAGAGTTCGAGGTGTTCCGTTGGGCCCTCGACTACAACAAGGAAATGATATTTTTTGATAAACTGTCGTTCTTCCACAACCACGAAATGTTTATCCCTAAAGAATCAAGCAAGAACTTCCGCTTCGAAAGTGAAACCGGTTTTGAATACAGGCTACCTTATAATATCTCAACAGTACTGCAGTATGAGTACGACTACGATAACTACCCAGCAGAGGGTAAGCATAAGAAAGATAGCACCTTCTCCTTTGGGGTAGGGTATAAGTGGTAATGCCCTTTTGTGGTACTGCTTTTTTGGAGTAGGTTGTCGTAAAAGCCATTTCCCCCCTTTGAAAAAGGGGGGAGCAGGGGGGATTTAAAGTTGCCAGCGTGCTTGTTCTACTTCAGTCAATTTGATCATAATTGGCAAGCGAATTGTTAAAGTTGCTTGAGTAGGTCTTCATGAAATCCCCCTCAGTCCCCCTTTTTCAAAGGGGGAAGCTATATTTTGTTATAGTGTTTATCCTCAAATTGAAGAGTTGTTAGGCAAGGCGTTGAGCGATGAAGCCCCAGGAGCTTATTTGTGATAAGTGACTGGGGTGAAGGCAGTTAAATGCTCCTGCACGAACTGCATTCCCACCATCCGTGGTGGTCAACTGAAAACAACATAGCCTAACAGTTATTCAAGAAGAGGATTAAAGGCGGAAGGCGCCGTCTACTTCTATCACTCTTCCCGAAAAATAATCATTCTGTAGAATAAACTCAGCTGCTTGTGCAATCTCATCAGGAGTGCCCATTCTGTTTAAAGGGATTTGCGAGGTCATGCGTTCCAGTGCGTCTGGTTTCATGCTGGCAGTCATTTCCGTACCAATAAAACCAGGTGCAATGGCAGCACAGCGAATACCATGTCGAGCCAGTTCTTTTGCCCAGGTAACGGTTAAGGCAACTGCACCAGCTTTGGCTGCAGCATAGTTGGTTTGGCCGATATTGCCTGCCCGCGCAATGCTGGAAATGTTGATAATGACGCCAGGCTGTTGCTTTTCAATCATTTTTGCAGCACATTCACGACCACATAAAAACAGTCCAGTCAGATTGACATCAATAACGCTTTGCCATTCTGCCAAGCTCATTTTATTGACGATTTGTCCGTCTTTGACTTTCACTAACATGCGGTCCCGTAAAACTCCGGCATTATTGATGAGCGCATCAATCTTTCCAAACTGTTGACTCACTTGCTCAAATAAGTTTTCAACGGATGTTTCATCTGCCACATTGGCTATAAATGAGTGAGCTTTTGCACCAAGTGATTGGCAGTGATTAACTGCTTCTAGTAATTTATCTTCATTAAGGTCTACCAATGCTAGTTGAGCTTGCTGCTTGGCAAAGCGCTCGGCCATAGCTCTGCCCAGCCCTTGAGCAGCTCCAGTAATGACAATGACTTTATTGGTAATATCCATTTAGTGGCTCCTAATTAATCTGGTAGTAGCTTATTTAGGTGAGAATGATTATTATTTTCTGGTAAGTCTTCGTTTATTGTTGGTAATACCACTGGTTAGAAAAATGAGCAAAAAAGAGCAAGCAGCTTTAGCTGCACGACAGTTGTTACTAAACCAATATCATGGTGTTTTGGCTACTCAATCACTTTCATTACCTGGCTATCCGTTTGGTTCAGTAGTGCCGTATTGTTTGGATGGTAAAGGGAATTTAGTGATGCTGATTAGTCGCATTGCTCAGCATACAAAAAATATAGAGGCTGATAATAAAGTGTCGTTAACGGTAACGGAAGCCGATATTGATGATATTCAAACCGGCGCCAGACTCACTTGGGTGGGCGATGCTTATCAGGTAAATGATCCATTACTGGCTGAGCGTTACTATGCATTTTTCCCTCAAGCCAGAGGCTATCATCAAACTCATGACTTTGACTTTTATGTGATTGAACTGGTGCGTGCTCGCTTTATTGGTGGATTTGGCGAAATTTATTGGCTAGAGCCAGAGCTGCTAGTTAAGCCGAACCCTTTCTTCGGTGAGGTAGAACAGGGTATGGTACAACACATGAATCAGGACCATACTAAAGCCATGATAACCTATTGCCAAAAGGCCAGCATTCAGTTGCCAGATGGTGTAGCGCCTCAGATGGCAGGTATTGATAGTGAAGGGTTTAACCTGCGAGTTGCTGATAAAGTTGTGCGGCTTGCTTTTCATGAAGTGGCCGAAACACCTCAGCAAGTGCGAAAGCTGTTAGTCGCTATGGCCGGTTGATTAATCACCTGTACGACTTATTACATGTAAGGGGGTTGAAAATAACTGGATTTGCCTTCATCTTATAAAGAAATGAAGGCTTTGTTAGCAAAAAGTATGCTATGAAGGGGTGGCTTCACTTCTTTATCAGTGTACTTTAGGAGATTAAAACCATGCGCCCCTTATTAATGTTATTTATTGTTGTCCCCATTGTTGAAATGTTTGTGCTGATTAAAGTGGGGGAAGTTATTGGTGCGTGGTTAACTATTGGTTTAGTGCTGCTAACGGCTGTGATTGGGTTACAACTGCTGCGTCAACAAGGGTTGTCGACGTTAATGCATGCCCAGCAAAAAATGCAGCAAGGGCAAATACCTGCACAGGAAATGGCTGAAGGTATTGTACTGGCAGTAGGAGGTGCATTATTACTCACACCGGGCTTTGTTACCGATGCCTTTGGCTTTTGCTGTTTACTTCCTTTTACCCGTCACTGGCTAATTAAACAGGCAATTAAGAAGGGCTTTAAAGTGCATAATGTGCATGCATCAGCTCACTTTACCGCAGAAGGATCTGCCCATCGCGACCCTCACATTATTGATGGGGAGTTTAAGCGAGAAGATGACTGGCATAAACTAAACAAATAACAGTGCCTCCAAAATACCCTATCACCTTATATCTCTCGGCCTTTGCGACAGCCTAAAGGCCTATATTGTAATAGTTACCCACTATCCTCAGTACTGCTCGTGAGTTGTATCTTTGCGAGCATTTCAGATCCATCACATCCACAGAATACTACTTGAGTTGTCAGTCGATTAACTCTCTTGGTAGAAAAAAATTAAAAAAATTTTGTTGAAAGGTGTTGAAAAGTTTTTGGAGCAACCCCATCTTCCTTCACACAAAAGTTTGATGTCAGTCATAGTATGGTCTGCCTTCGAGTTGTAGGCGCAATCTACTGATGGCTGGATCAATTTAGCTGCTTTCTTAAGGCTGCTTTCTTAAGGAATGCTGCATAGCAATAAGCTGATTATGCTGTGCTGATTTATACGATAGTTGAGCAACACTCGGCGAATTGAAAAACATTGGAGAGTGATCAATGAAAATCCGTCCATTACACGATCGCGTTGTCGTACGTCGTCAAGAAGAAGAAACCACTACTTCTGGCGGCATTGTGTTACCAGGTACTGCTGCTGAAAAGCCTAACCAAGGTGAAGTTGTTGCTATTGGTGAAGGCAGAGTTTTAGATAACGGCGAAGTACGTCCATTAAGTGTTAAGGTTGGCGACAAGGTCGTTTTTGGTCAGTACGCTGGAAGCAACACAGTAAAAATTGACGGCGAAGAGCTGATCATCATGAATGAAAGCGAAATTTATGGTGTGTTGGAAGGCTAAGCCTTTTTAATTTATTTCTCGCTTTCTTAAACAGATAATTTAGTTCAAAGTAAGGATATTAACATGGCAAAAGAAGTCGTTTTCAGTGATGACGCCCGTCAGCGCATGTTGCTAGGTGTTAACCAATTAGCAGATGCAGTTAAGGCTACCTTAGGACCAAAAGGTCGTAATGTAATTATCGAAAAATCTTTCGGTGCGCCAACCATTACTAAAGATGGTGTTTCTGTTGCGAAAGAAATCGAGCTGAAAGACAAGTTCGAAAACATGGGCGCGCAAATGGTTAAAGAAGTAGCGTCTCAAGCAAATGACAAAGCAGGTGACGGTACAACAACTGCGACTGTACTCGCTCAGTCAATCGTTAACGAAGGTTTGAAGTCTGTTGCTGCAGGCATGAACCCAATGGACCTAAAGCGTGGTATCGACAAAGCAGTTGTTGCTGTTGTTGAAAAATTACAAGCGGCTGCGACTCCATGTGAAACCTCAAAGTCTATTGCTCAAGTAGGTACCATTTCTGCTAACGCTGATGAGCAAGTCGGTGAAATCATTGCTCAAGCAATGGAAAAAGTAGGTAAAGAAGGTGTAATCACTGTAGAAGAAGGCAGTGGTTTAGAGAACGAACTGGACGTTGTTGAAGGTATGCAGTTTGACCGTGGCTACCTGTCACCTTACTTCATCAACAACCAAGAAAGCATGAGTGCTGAGCTGGAAAGCCCATACATTCTGTTGGTTGATAAGAAAATCTCTAACATCCGTGATCTGCTACCCGTTCTAGAAGCGGTTGCTAAAGCATCTAAGCCACTGTTAATTATTGCTGAAGATGTTGAAGGCGAAGCATTAGCAACACTGGTTGTTAACAACATGCGTGGCATCGTTAAAGTAGCCGCTGTTAAAGCGCCTGGCTTCGGTGATCGTCGTAAGGCTATGTTGCAAGACATCGCTATTCTGACTGGCGGAACGGTTATTTCTGAAGAAGTCGGCCTGTCTTTAGAAGGCGCTACCTTAGATGATCTTGGCCAAGCTAAGCGTGTAACGATCACTAAAGAAGACACAACAGTTGTTGACGGTGCTGGCGCTGCTGCTGATATTCAAGCGCGTGTTGAGCAAATCCGTGCTGAAATTGAGCAATCTACTTCTGACTACGACAAAGAAAAACTGCAAGAGCGCGTTGCTAAGCTTGCTGGTGGTGTTGCCGTCATCAAAGTAGGTGCTGGTTCTGAAGTAGAAATGAAAGAGAAGAAAGCCCGTGTTGAAGACGCATTACACGCAACTCGTGCCGCTGTAGAAGAAGGCGTTGTTGCTGGTGGTGGTGTTGCACTGGTGCGTGCTTTACAAGGCATCACTGTTGAAGGTGATAACGAAGATCAAAACCAAGGTGTTGCTTTAGCACTGCGTGCTTTAGAAGCGCCAATTCGTCAAATCGCTGAAAATGCTGGTGATGAAGGCTCTGTAGTTGTAGACAAAGTGAAGCAAGGCGAAGGTAGCTTTGGTTACAATGCTGCAACGGGTGAGTACGGCGATATGATTGAGATGGGTATTCTTGATCCAGCTAAAGTAACTCGTGCTGCACTACAAGCAGCAGCATCTGTTGCTGGTCTGATGATCACGACTGAAGCAATGGTTGCTGAAATCCCAGAAGATAAGCCTGCGCCTGATATGGGCGGCATGGGCGGTGGCATGGGTGGAATGGGCGGCATGATGTAATGTCGGCTATTTAGCCAAGCTTCCTCTTTGGCAGCTAACGCTAAAAAACCCCTCAATTGAGGGGTTTTGCTGTTTTAGGGAAATGAAAAATTATGTTTAGTGGCCTAGTTTGTTAACGATTTTTTCAAGCTCATTAGACAAATCTTCCAAAGCGGCGCTGGTTTGTGCAGTTTTTTCTGCTTGATCACTGTTGGAAGAAGCAATGGTGGTAATTTCATGGATGTTCTGGGTTATATCTTCTGCAACAGAGGTTTGCTCTTCTGCCGCAGTGGCAATTTGGTGGTTCATATCACGAATTTCTTCAACTGCCTGAGTAATATTTTTTAAAGCAGTACCAGCCTGAGATACTCTTTCTACCCCAAGATCGGTTTGGGTTTTGCCTCGCTCAATCGCTTCAACTGCGTGGTGTGCACCCACTTGAACATTTTCAATAATGCCTTGTATTTCTGCTGTCGATTGCTGAGTACGTTGGGCCAGTGTCCTTACTTCATCGGCCACGACTGCAAACCCTCGACCTTGATCACCTGCCCGTGCTGCTTCAATGGCTGCGTTTAGAGCTAGCAGGTTAGTTTGTTCAGCAATACCTCGAATGACGTCTAATACAGTACCAATACTTTTGGTGTCTTCTTCTAGCTTTTGAATAACCTCTGATGCATTAGCAATTTCTTGTGACATATTTTCAATGGTTTTAATAGTGCCTTCCATTACCGTCATGCTTTCCTGGGCTGATTCATCTGCTTGGCTGGCTGCACTAGCGGCGCCTTGAGCATGTTCTGCCACTTCATTTGCAGTGGCGGTCATTTGATTCATGGCTGTGGCTACTTGGTCCGTTCTGGAGTGCTGTTCCTGAATACCTTTGTTGATTCCAGATGAGATCTGCACTAATTCTGAGGAAGAAAAAGATAAGCTGCTTAAAGCATCTTTTAGGTTAGTCACAGTCGTTTTAAGGGAGAGCTGCAGCTGGTTGGCTGCACTGGCAAGTTTGCCAAGTTCATCTTCTCGGTCAAGCTGGAGTACGGTAGTAAGCTCACCCTCGCTAACATTGCTGATATGGTCGATTATTTGTCTGGTGGGTTTTACCAGAAAGTGATGTAACATCAAGCTTAGGGCAACACCAACAATCACTAAAATAACTATCATGGATGAGGTAGCCACTAAACTGACTTTATTACTGTCTGCTTTTGCAGTAGCGGCTTCTTCCGCAGCTATTGTCGATAAGCGTGCAGCTGCTTCTTCCAGTAGCTTTGATGGTTCTCGATCAACACCACTGACGCTTTTATCGCCCTTACTGATATCAAACTTGGACTGAACAAAAGTATCCTTTCCTTGCCGGTATTTTGTGGCCATTTCTTGGTATTTAGTCCTGAAGTTTTCGAGAGTGTTGAGGGTTTCTTTGTCCTTAACATTTTGTTGAAGCGCTTCTAGCATGGTTTTTATTTTTTTCTCTTGTGCTTCGAAACGCCCCCAGTATTTATTTAGTTGGTTAGCATCGTTACCGCGAATTAAAACATTTTTCCATTCCTGAACCTGTCGTTTAAATTCAAGATTAATTTGAGTAATGGTAAGCGCGTTATTAAACTCTTGATTAAGTAGTGTTTGATGCTGATCAACAGTATGACTAAATCTTAGAAAACCCCATTCAGAAACAGCAAATATCAGGGTAAGACCCACAATAAATAATGAGAAAATTTTGACTACTAAGCTTTGCTTTAGCCACTCCATTACAACACCTCAATAGCTAACGCCTCTTACCGACAGAGTGAATCACTAAGTTGCTAACAGGTTTAAGTGTAGATGAAAGCTGACGTTTTTTTACAATGGAGTGACTAAAATTTAGCACCTGTGGAACTCAGTTCAACAGGCGCTAACGCCTAGTAGGTCTTGTAGGATCAGATAGTCGCAAGTGCTAAGTGATTGTCCCAAGCGATACCTGCAAAACGTTGTTGAGTCATTGGCGTCATCGAGCCTTGGTGGCATTTGATAGTATGCAAGTGCCCAAGCCCGGTCGTAACAGCACAATGATTCGTACTTATTGCAACTGCTCCAGCGGCATCTGCCACATTGAGGGTAGTCCCTAACTTGCCGGTGCTTAGCTGCCAGCTCATGACTTGGTTTGCACGAGGGCAGGTAATAACAACCGTATCAGCATGATCGAGAATGCAGACGCTCGCTGTGTATTGATTCATTTGCAGCCAGGCTAGTTCATCTCCAGCAAGTGGGGTTAGGGGGCGACCTTGAGCAAGTTGACTGGCAACTAAAGGCTCAATATCTGACTGGTCACCTTGATATTGCATACCGGCAACGATTTGTCCTTGTTGAGAAATAGCTAAGTGACGGATACTCAGTTGGTGATGAACAAAGACTTGTTGATCAACCAGCTTGCCTGTCTCAATGCTGATATGACTCAGATTGGGGGCCATACTATCCAGGTTGAGTTTTTTTCTACCGCTGTTTGGGTGAGTTAAAATGCCCCCGTTGGCCACCACCAGAAATTGTCCATCGGGATGCAATACCAGTTCATGGGGGCCAATGCCGCCACTGGCAATTTCTCCCTGGCGGGTAAAATGTTGGGTGTCATAAATGCCAATAACACCAGTGCCTTGCTGCCAGTTATTTTCTGTGCAAAACAGTAGTTTTCCATCTTGACTAAAAACACCATGGCCATAAAAGTGTCGTTTAGCGGCCGCATTTATCGCAGTAATTAATTTGCCTTGCTGCCAGTCAACAATATGTATCTGCTGGCCTGGTCGGCGGTCGAATACTGCTGCCAGCGGCTGATTAGGGTGAGTACTAATGGCATGGGCTCTGGCAGGTAAGGGTAATTGCCATGTTGGTTGATGTGTAACAGTCGAAAAGGCCGCAACGCCATATTGGCCTGTTTGATTTTTATAGGCACTCACTAGGAGTGGGGTAGACGTGTTCGCCCAGTTATGCTGACTGACTGCCAAACCGGTACCGCCTGCAACAAGGCTGATCAGAAATTGTCGCCGATCCATGTTATTAATCTCCATCATTAGCATTAAAACTAATGATTACACCTAATTTGTCGGGTAATTGCTGACTGAACAGTTGTTTTAATTGTTTTAAGTTTTCAGCCAGTTGAGAGGCCTGCTTTAACTGCTGCTGTTTTAATAAAATAAAAAGTGATTGTTTAAATTGACCAAGCAGTGTAAAGGTAAAGTTAAATTGTTGATCGATTTTCTCAGCTAATAAATTCCCTTGTTTTTTCTCCAATAGTAGCGGCTTTAATTGAACCTGATAAAGTTGCTTGATGCTAATTAAATTGTGCTTAATATTGTCGATTGAATGTTGACTACGCCAGGACTCAGCAAAATAAGGGTTTGCTTTTTGTTTACCGAGGGGCATAACCAGCTTCTTGTGACTACGCTCGATTAGGGTCGCCATGCCATTAAGTAATTGGCTGATACTCTCTTCGACAGTTGGTTTATTCGTAGCAGTTTCAGTTTGCCAGCTTTTTTCAAGCTGCTGAGCATTTGCAAATAAATGAGCACTGATACTGGCCAACATTTTACAGCGTTGAGAACTGTTAGTGACCTGTTGATCAGGTTTAAGCTGAGGATCAAATAATAAATATTCAGCTGCGCTTAACCCTTGAACCAGTACACTGGATGTTTTAACTGTTTCTATAGAAATTGTATTTGGCTGAGAATGAGTGGCTAAAAAACCTTCTACTTTTCGCTTGATCAGGTTTTTTTTATCAGGCCAGAACTGAAACCGCCAAGCCATATTACCCTGTTGTACTGGACCAAAATTAATCACCTCAGCAATCATCCAGCTATTCATCAATTGTCGCCAGTGATTTTGTACAACTGTAAACTTTGCTGCAGAAGGTGATTGACACAGCTCTAAAGATGATTGCTGGAAGTAACGGGCTGAGTTGGTTAGCTGTTGATAAAACCCTGACACTTGTTGATGTACGCTTAGTGCTGCTGGTGGCGGTGGAGAATCGGCCGAAGCCACATTGCTCAGCCAGTAGCTGTTACTAGCGGCAATGAGCAATGTTGTTAGGAGGTAGGTTTTACTTAAGACAGTTGGAAGTTGTTTAAAGTTCATGTCGGCATCTAAAGAATTACAGTGAGTTGAGAAAGGCTAGTAATGCTTGGCGGTCTTGTTTAGCCATGTTGAGGACACGTTGCTTCGCTGCTTCTGCTTCACCACCATGCCACAGGATAGCTTCCATTAGATTGCGAGCACGTCCATCATGAAGAAAGAAAGTATGGCCATTTACCTGTTGGGTGAGCCCAATACCCCACAAGGGTGGTGTACGCCATTCTTTACCATTAGCTAGAAACTCAGGGCGGTTATCAGCAAGCCCCTCGCCCATATCGTGTAATAACAAGTCGGTATAGGGGTGAATGACTTGATTGGACTGCTCAGGCTGTTCCTTAAGTGTGGGGGTTTTAAACTGAGTGATATGACAGCTGCTGCATTGGGCTTGTTCAAATAACTTTTCACCTTTTTGCACCATTGGGTCATCTAGATTGCGACGGGCAGGGACCGCCAGGTTTCGTGAATAAAACTCGACAAACTTAAGAATTTTATCTTCTACTTCTGGGTTGCCGCCCGTTGCTGCCTTTTGACAAGCCGCTTGTTTTGCAGTGCAGTCCGTGCTTGGAAATAAGTTGGAAGTGATCCCAATATCCCCATTAAAAGCCGCAGCATTTTGTTGCATTAAAGAGGGCTGTCCTGCTTTCCAGCCAAACCGGCCCAAGGACGGTTTCTCTTTGGTTTTGTCCCAAACCTGGTTGGCTTTGCCAGAAATACCATCGTTATTACGATCATCAGGGTCTGCATTAGCTAAAATATCCGCTTCAGTGATGGCCTCTAATAAACCTAAGCCGATCATAGGAGAGGCGATTCGGGCAGAAAGTAGGGTGTCTTTGTGCATAGCTCCATAATTCAGCCCTGTAATAGTTAGGTTGGGCTGACGTAACGTGACGGTTTCTCCATCAGCAAACTTCACGGTAATGGGGGTATATTCAATATTTACCTTCCCTTCTTCTGGTACCCCTGGTACGCCAAAATCTTGCAGTTGGCCACCATAGGTTGGCTCAGGTATGACTCCGGAATAAACCAATTGTTGTTTTTCTTCGGCGGTTTTAGCTGGAACACTTAATCTGACCAGCAAAGACACTGCATTATCGTTGGGACTTTCGGGTGGGTGGCCACGTCCATCTTTGATATGACAGTTCTGACAGCCATTAGTATTAAAAACTGGACCTAAACCATCACGTGCCGTTGTTGTCGCAGGCGCTATTACCCAGGGATTGCGAAAAAAACTGTTGCCAACGCTAAAGTCCAGCTTGCGACTTAGTGGCATATTGGCTGAGGGGAGAGAGAACGCATTGTGTGTGGTATTAAATACAGTGGCAGTACCGCCAGAGAGTGCTTTGGTTTTTTGTTGTTCAGTGGGCTCATTACCTGCAAATACTGGTAATACCAAAAAACAGGCGACTACTGTTGTGGGTCGTTTTCCCATAGGCTTAATCATCAAAAACTTCCTAAAAACAAGACAGGATAATGGTGTATATCGTAACAACGCCTATGAGTGCGTTTTAATTTTGCGCTATTATATTTTTTTAGGCAGTGAATGAGTAGTATTTTTAGTGTTGGTTTTTTAGTAGTTTGGTGTGTGGATATGTAGTCAAGCCCTAACTAAAGTCTTTCTCACTATTGAGGCTGTCACGAAAAGTGAGCGATTAGAGCTATGGCACAATCCAGCTTCCCCCTTTGAAAAAGGGGGATTGAGGGGGATTTCATGAAAGTCTACTCAAACCTTAAACCACCCACTAGTCTTTTTATACTCAAACTTAAATCCCCCCTAGCCCCCCTTTTTCAAAGGGGGGAACAACCAAATTGCAAGATACAACTTGCTTAGGATGCCTAGTAGATAATTATCAATTAATTAAACTCATGATCTGCGGTATCAGGGCTTAGATTACTAACCCCGATTAAACCAGCAGCCATTTCAATAGCTGCGGTCTCTGCCACTAATGCTTGAATCGCATTTTGTGGAATTTGATTCGCTTTTTTGTTGTTGGCTGCAATTAACTGATCAAATGCGAAGCCATTTTTAGCTGAATCAACCATTGCTTGGAGTGCCTGCTCAGTATTGTTGAATGCGCTAGCAATGGCTTTTGCTTTATTGGCATCTTTTTGTTTAACTAAGTCAGCCAGGCTTGGGCCTGATAAGACAGAGCCATCAACTCGCTTGTACTCACCGAAATAAATATTTTTAACGCCCTTACCATTGTAATAGTGAGAGTAATGCGTATTATCACTGAAACAGTCGTGTTCATCTTCTGGTGAGTTAGCTTCCAAAGCCACTTTGATTCTTTCGCCGGCTAATTCTCCTAATGCTAAACTGCCCATTCCAAACAGCATTTTACGTAAGCCATCTTCTGGTT of Spartinivicinus poritis contains these proteins:
- a CDS encoding di-heme oxidoredictase family protein, which codes for MIKPMGKRPTTVVACFLVLPVFAGNEPTEQQKTKALSGGTATVFNTTHNAFSLPSANMPLSRKLDFSVGNSFFRNPWVIAPATTTARDGLGPVFNTNGCQNCHIKDGRGHPPESPNDNAVSLLVRLSVPAKTAEEKQQLVYSGVIPEPTYGGQLQDFGVPGVPEEGKVNIEYTPITVKFADGETVTLRQPNLTITGLNYGAMHKDTLLSARIASPMIGLGLLEAITEADILANADPDDRNNDGISGKANQVWDKTKEKPSLGRFGWKAGQPSLMQQNAAAFNGDIGITSNLFPSTDCTAKQAACQKAATGGNPEVEDKILKFVEFYSRNLAVPARRNLDDPMVQKGEKLFEQAQCSSCHITQFKTPTLKEQPEQSNQVIHPYTDLLLHDMGEGLADNRPEFLANGKEWRTPPLWGIGLTQQVNGHTFFLHDGRARNLMEAILWHGGEAEAAKQRVLNMAKQDRQALLAFLNSL